In Lautropia mirabilis, one DNA window encodes the following:
- the pheA gene encoding prephenate dehydratase — protein MADDQINRVRQDIDALDEQLLALVNQRARLAQRIGELKKGADDAPVYRPEREAAIIRKLQAANPGPLPDTAIRSLWRELMSACRGLERPLRVAFLGPWGTFSEQAMRARFGDAVEGVPCASIDDVFRVTEAGTVDFGVVPIENSTEGSVTRTQDLFLNTPLRITAEITVPVRHVLMSRTGQMADIRQVVAHPQALAQCTLWLQRNLPDVELMPVSSNGEGARRAAEDPALAAIGSETALAVYDLLSVAYAIQDDPMNRTRFLVVGMQKVLPSGQDQTSLILGVPDRVGALHQLIEPLSRHGVTMKRFESRPARQGGWEYYFYIDLLGHQDDPEVSTALAELQQRAAFFRLMGSYPSESAMVV, from the coding sequence ATGGCGGATGATCAGATCAACCGGGTGCGGCAGGACATCGACGCCCTGGACGAGCAGCTGCTGGCGCTGGTCAACCAGCGGGCGCGGCTGGCGCAGCGCATCGGTGAGCTGAAGAAGGGGGCTGACGATGCTCCGGTCTACCGCCCCGAGCGGGAGGCGGCCATCATCCGCAAGCTGCAGGCTGCCAACCCCGGGCCGTTGCCCGATACGGCGATCCGTTCGCTCTGGCGCGAGCTGATGTCGGCCTGCCGGGGGCTGGAGCGGCCGCTGCGGGTGGCTTTTCTGGGGCCCTGGGGCACGTTCAGCGAACAGGCCATGCGGGCGCGCTTCGGCGATGCCGTGGAAGGGGTGCCCTGTGCGTCCATCGACGACGTGTTCCGGGTGACGGAAGCCGGGACGGTGGATTTCGGGGTGGTGCCCATCGAGAACTCGACCGAGGGGTCGGTGACGCGCACCCAGGACCTGTTCCTGAACACGCCGCTGCGGATCACGGCCGAGATCACGGTGCCGGTGCGACATGTGCTGATGTCCCGGACCGGACAGATGGCCGATATCCGGCAGGTGGTGGCGCATCCGCAGGCGCTGGCGCAGTGCACGCTGTGGCTGCAGCGCAATCTGCCCGATGTGGAGCTGATGCCGGTGTCCAGCAACGGCGAGGGGGCCCGACGGGCAGCCGAGGATCCGGCGCTGGCCGCCATCGGCAGCGAGACGGCGCTGGCCGTGTATGACCTGCTGTCGGTGGCCTATGCCATTCAGGATGATCCGATGAACCGGACGCGCTTCCTGGTGGTGGGCATGCAGAAGGTGCTGCCGTCGGGGCAGGACCAGACCTCGCTGATCCTGGGCGTGCCCGATCGGGTCGGGGCGCTCCATCAGCTGATCGAGCCGCTCTCGCGCCACGGGGTGACGATGAAGCGCTTCGAGTCCCGCCCGGCGCGTCAGGGAGGATGGGAATACTATTTCTACATCGACTTGCTGGGGCATCAGGATGACCCGGAGGTAAGTACGGCGCTGGCCGAGCTGCAGCAGCGCGCGGCCTTTTTCCGGCTGATGGGGTCGTACCCGTCGGAAAGCGCCATGGTGGTGTGA
- a CDS encoding prephenate dehydrogenase, with translation MFRQVAILGTGLMGGSLAAALRARLPGVRLVGFGREPDISRAMELGLFDARADSVADALAGADLVVLAAPISVNCALVPEVAAHLPPDAVLTDLSSVKGPVVTAWRRTIAAMSDGAATQATPGLGDFVPCHPIAGSDRGGPDAADLDLFVSREVVLSPLPGNRPDSVERLQALWQQLGAHVTRMSVADHDRVFALVSHAPHAVAFAVAGAVAADGANPGRPDAAGKDAGAGKAVRDDGEEAPIRAGDHAGPGLLDLTRIAGSSPELWADILLQNQMPTLRAIDAVDARMQAIRHALLTGNRQALTRLLQEGADWRRTWQRHG, from the coding sequence ATGTTCAGGCAGGTGGCCATCCTGGGGACGGGCCTGATGGGCGGCTCGCTGGCGGCGGCGCTGCGGGCGCGGCTGCCCGGGGTGCGCCTGGTGGGCTTCGGGCGTGAGCCGGACATCTCGCGGGCCATGGAACTGGGGCTCTTCGATGCCCGGGCCGATTCGGTGGCCGACGCGCTGGCCGGGGCCGACCTGGTGGTGCTGGCCGCGCCCATTTCCGTCAACTGCGCGCTGGTGCCCGAGGTGGCGGCCCATCTGCCCCCCGACGCGGTGCTGACCGACCTGTCCAGCGTGAAGGGGCCGGTGGTGACGGCCTGGCGCAGGACGATCGCTGCGATGAGCGATGGTGCCGCGACGCAGGCCACGCCCGGGCTGGGTGATTTCGTGCCCTGCCATCCCATTGCCGGCAGTGACCGCGGCGGGCCGGATGCGGCTGACCTGGACCTGTTCGTGAGCCGCGAGGTGGTGCTGAGCCCGCTGCCCGGGAATCGGCCGGATTCGGTTGAGCGCCTGCAGGCGCTGTGGCAGCAGCTGGGGGCACATGTGACCCGGATGAGCGTGGCCGACCACGACCGGGTGTTTGCGCTGGTCTCGCATGCGCCCCATGCCGTGGCCTTTGCCGTGGCAGGGGCCGTGGCGGCCGATGGGGCGAACCCGGGCAGGCCGGATGCTGCAGGCAAGGATGCCGGCGCGGGCAAGGCGGTGCGGGATGACGGAGAGGAGGCGCCCATTCGTGCCGGCGATCATGCCGGCCCCGGATTGCTGGACCTGACCCGCATTGCGGGGTCGTCCCCCGAACTGTGGGCGGACATCCTGCTGCAGAACCAGATGCCGACGCTACGGGCGATTGATGCGGTGGACGCGCGGATGCAGGCCATTCGCCATGCGCTGCTGACGGGGAACCGCCAGGCGCTGACCCGGCTGCTGCAGGAAGGGGCCGACTGGCGCCGTACCTGGCAGCGGCACGGGTAG
- the ubiG gene encoding bifunctional 2-polyprenyl-6-hydroxyphenol methylase/3-demethylubiquinol 3-O-methyltransferase UbiG: MSTSPSASSPVPADSSAAANVDQAELDKFQALASRWWDPDSEFKPLHDINPLRLEWIVQQAGGSLSGRNVVDVGCGGGILTEALAKAGAATTLGVDLADKSLQVARLHALESGAPAKYEKIAVEDLAARQPGHFDVVVCMEMLEHVPDPASAIRACADLAKPGGTVLLSTLNRNPKSYLFAIVGAEYVLKLLPRGTHSFDKFIRPAELARMARQAGLELQGFMGLTYNPVTQQYRLNPHDVGVNYMASFRKPQ, from the coding sequence ATGTCCACCAGCCCGTCCGCTTCCTCTCCGGTCCCCGCCGACAGCAGCGCCGCTGCCAACGTCGACCAGGCCGAACTCGACAAGTTCCAGGCGCTCGCCTCGCGGTGGTGGGACCCCGACAGCGAGTTCAAGCCCCTGCACGACATCAACCCGCTGCGTCTGGAATGGATCGTCCAGCAGGCCGGCGGCAGCCTGTCCGGCCGCAACGTGGTGGACGTGGGCTGCGGCGGCGGCATCCTCACCGAAGCCCTGGCCAAGGCGGGTGCCGCCACCACGCTGGGTGTGGATTTGGCCGACAAGTCGCTTCAGGTGGCCCGTCTGCACGCCCTGGAAAGCGGCGCCCCGGCCAAATATGAAAAGATCGCCGTCGAGGACCTGGCCGCGCGGCAACCCGGCCACTTCGACGTGGTCGTCTGCATGGAGATGCTCGAACACGTCCCGGACCCGGCCTCGGCCATCCGCGCCTGTGCGGACCTTGCCAAGCCCGGCGGCACCGTGCTGCTCTCCACCCTCAACCGTAACCCCAAGTCCTACCTGTTTGCCATCGTCGGCGCCGAATACGTCCTGAAGCTGCTGCCGCGCGGCACCCACAGCTTCGACAAGTTCATCCGCCCCGCCGAACTGGCCCGCATGGCCCGTCAGGCCGGTCTGGAGCTGCAGGGCTTCATGGGGCTCACCTACAACCCCGTCACCCAGCAATATCGCCTCAACCCCCACGATGTCGGCGTCAATTACATGGCATCGTTCCGGAAACCCCAGTAA
- the ompA gene encoding outer membrane protein OmpA translates to MKKSVKLGALAATALLAACATGSGAKGPDVTADQNDTGYVTSRDGGVVTGKFGECFHDKAFKASHAIVECDPDLVPKAPPPPPPPPPPPPPPPPAAPQPTSEKVTFAADTFFGFDRAVLKDEGKQKLDDIVNQLDGVALEVIVAVGHTDSVGPEAYNQRLSVRRAEAVKAYLVSKGIEANRVYTEGKGEAQPVADNKTKEGRAKNRRVEIEVVGSRQVMQ, encoded by the coding sequence ATGAAGAAATCGGTCAAGCTTGGCGCATTGGCTGCGACAGCGCTGCTCGCCGCCTGCGCGACAGGCAGCGGGGCAAAGGGCCCTGATGTCACCGCCGATCAGAACGATACCGGCTACGTCACGTCCCGTGACGGTGGCGTGGTGACCGGCAAGTTCGGCGAGTGCTTCCACGACAAGGCCTTCAAGGCTTCGCACGCCATCGTGGAATGTGATCCGGATCTGGTGCCGAAGGCGCCTCCGCCGCCTCCCCCGCCGCCGCCGCCGCCTCCCCCGCCGCCGCCTGCTGCACCTCAACCCACCAGTGAAAAAGTCACCTTCGCTGCCGATACCTTCTTCGGCTTCGATCGTGCCGTGCTGAAGGATGAGGGCAAGCAGAAGCTGGATGACATCGTCAACCAGCTCGACGGTGTTGCTCTGGAAGTCATCGTTGCCGTCGGCCACACCGACAGCGTCGGTCCGGAAGCCTACAACCAGCGTCTGTCGGTCCGCCGTGCAGAAGCTGTGAAGGCCTACCTGGTCAGCAAGGGCATCGAAGCCAACCGGGTCTACACCGAAGGCAAGGGCGAAGCCCAGCCTGTGGCTGACAACAAGACCAAAGAAGGCCGCGCGAAGAACCGTCGCGTGGAAATCGAAGTGGTCGGCAGCCGTCAGGTCATGCAGTAA
- a CDS encoding copper chaperone PCu(A)C: MKKSTVLSMAALLAAPALLISGQAGAAETATHTKLTNCVIQEVVSGKDMTGAFAHFHHTGAPVKLVRAEVPGVSARVELHEMVMQNGVMEMGPLKDLTLKEGERVFKKGGDHVMLFDVANKPKVGSKHTMTVFFDDGTQASCEAVVKSVKDVMKDAGIKHDGHGAQQAR, from the coding sequence ATGAAGAAGTCGACGGTTCTTTCGATGGCAGCCCTGCTGGCAGCTCCGGCTCTGCTGATTTCCGGTCAGGCTGGTGCAGCTGAGACGGCCACGCACACCAAGCTGACGAATTGCGTGATCCAGGAAGTGGTGTCCGGCAAGGACATGACGGGTGCCTTCGCGCACTTCCATCACACGGGCGCTCCGGTGAAGCTGGTGCGTGCCGAGGTTCCGGGTGTCAGTGCACGGGTGGAACTGCATGAGATGGTCATGCAGAATGGCGTGATGGAGATGGGCCCGCTGAAGGACCTGACGCTGAAGGAAGGCGAGCGGGTGTTCAAGAAGGGCGGCGACCACGTGATGCTGTTCGACGTCGCCAACAAGCCGAAGGTGGGCAGCAAGCACACCATGACGGTGTTCTTCGACGACGGCACCCAGGCCAGCTGCGAAGCCGTGGTGAAGTCGGTGAAGGACGTGATGAAGGACGCCGGCATCAAGCATGATGGGCATGGCGCTCAGCAAGCACGGTGA
- a CDS encoding NAD(P)-dependent oxidoreductase, producing the protein MNANTQPAPTPTTPSLKVAFLGLGVMGYPMARHLAQAGHAVCVYNRTTAKAERWLAEIEGKAPTGRHRLALTPREAAQDADIVFSCVGNDDDLRSVVLGEDGAFVGMKPGALYVDHTTASAEVSRELDAAARAHGLHFVDAPVSGGQAGAEKGCLTVMCGGTEADVERIRPVSMAYAQAITRVGDVGAGQLAKMVNQICIAGLVQGLAEAIHFGEVAGLDMKQVLDVIGKGAAQSWQMDNRGKTMTDRQFDFGFAVDWMRKDLGLCLGQARRSGVTLPVTALVDQFYGDVQALGGNRWDTSSLIVRFDHLKTQKP; encoded by the coding sequence ATGAACGCCAACACCCAGCCCGCCCCCACACCCACCACGCCATCGCTCAAGGTCGCCTTCCTGGGCCTGGGCGTGATGGGCTATCCGATGGCACGCCATCTGGCACAGGCCGGACATGCGGTCTGCGTGTACAACCGCACCACGGCCAAGGCAGAACGCTGGCTGGCCGAGATCGAAGGCAAGGCCCCCACCGGTCGCCACCGTCTGGCCCTCACCCCGCGTGAGGCCGCCCAGGACGCCGACATCGTGTTCTCGTGCGTGGGCAATGACGACGACCTGCGCAGCGTGGTGCTGGGCGAAGACGGCGCCTTTGTTGGCATGAAACCCGGCGCACTCTACGTGGACCACACCACAGCCTCGGCCGAGGTCAGCCGCGAGCTGGATGCGGCGGCACGTGCGCACGGCCTGCACTTTGTTGACGCCCCGGTCTCGGGCGGACAGGCGGGCGCCGAGAAAGGTTGCCTCACCGTCATGTGCGGCGGCACCGAGGCCGATGTGGAACGGATACGCCCCGTCTCGATGGCCTACGCGCAGGCCATCACCCGCGTGGGCGACGTGGGCGCCGGACAGCTGGCCAAGATGGTCAACCAGATCTGCATCGCCGGCCTGGTGCAGGGGCTGGCCGAGGCCATCCACTTCGGCGAGGTGGCCGGTCTGGACATGAAGCAGGTGCTGGACGTCATCGGCAAGGGCGCGGCGCAGTCCTGGCAGATGGACAACCGCGGCAAGACCATGACCGACCGCCAGTTCGACTTCGGCTTTGCGGTGGACTGGATGCGCAAGGACCTGGGCCTGTGCCTGGGCCAGGCGCGCCGCAGCGGCGTCACACTGCCCGTGACGGCACTGGTGGATCAGTTCTATGGTGACGTGCAGGCCCTGGGCGGCAACCGCTGGGACACCTCCAGCCTGATCGTGCGCTTCGATCATCTGAAGACGCAAAAGCCCTGA
- the hisC gene encoding histidinol-phosphate transaminase has product MNTEGQQGVSPAAGAPAGVRSIAPYRPGRPIGEVARELGLDPAGIVKLASNENPLGMSPKAVAAAQQVLAGGARYPDANGHDLKQALARHYGVDAGWITLGNGSNDILELAARALVGPGQGIIHSRYAFIVYPLVAQAIGAVGIEVPDAGLGHDLAAMLAAITPETRMVFIANPNNPTGTFIPGDALLRFLEQVPPQVAVVLDEAYTEYLAPEQRYDALAWVKRFPNLIVSRTFSKAYGLAGLRVGFAVAQPALTDLMGRVRQPFNVNSAALAAAEAVLDDADYLTRSYQINREGRAQLVQAFEALGLEYVPSSGNFVLVKVGDAAGINDQLLRAGIIVRPVANYGLPEWLRVSVGLPEENRAFIDALTKILGQ; this is encoded by the coding sequence ATGAACACGGAGGGACAACAGGGCGTGTCGCCCGCAGCGGGGGCGCCGGCCGGGGTGCGCAGCATTGCGCCGTACCGGCCCGGACGGCCCATCGGGGAGGTGGCGCGCGAGCTGGGGCTGGATCCGGCCGGCATCGTGAAGCTGGCCTCCAACGAGAACCCGCTGGGCATGTCGCCCAAGGCGGTGGCGGCGGCCCAGCAGGTGCTGGCCGGTGGTGCACGCTACCCGGATGCCAACGGCCATGACCTGAAGCAGGCGCTGGCCCGGCATTACGGGGTGGACGCCGGCTGGATCACGCTGGGCAACGGTTCCAACGACATCCTGGAGCTGGCGGCACGGGCGCTGGTGGGACCGGGGCAGGGCATCATCCATTCACGCTACGCCTTCATCGTCTATCCGCTGGTGGCGCAGGCTATCGGGGCGGTGGGCATCGAGGTGCCTGATGCGGGCCTGGGCCATGACCTGGCGGCAATGCTGGCGGCCATCACGCCCGAGACCCGGATGGTGTTCATTGCCAACCCCAACAACCCCACCGGCACCTTCATCCCGGGCGATGCGCTGCTGCGCTTTCTGGAGCAGGTGCCGCCCCAGGTGGCGGTGGTGCTGGACGAGGCCTATACCGAATACCTGGCGCCCGAGCAGCGCTATGACGCGCTGGCCTGGGTGAAGCGTTTCCCGAACCTGATCGTGTCGCGCACCTTCTCGAAGGCCTATGGGCTGGCAGGCTTACGGGTAGGCTTTGCCGTGGCGCAGCCCGCACTGACCGACCTGATGGGGCGGGTGCGGCAGCCCTTCAACGTCAACAGCGCCGCGCTGGCCGCCGCCGAGGCGGTGCTGGACGACGCCGACTACCTGACGCGCAGCTACCAGATCAACCGCGAGGGACGGGCCCAGCTGGTGCAGGCCTTCGAGGCGCTGGGGCTGGAGTACGTGCCGTCCTCGGGCAACTTCGTGCTGGTGAAGGTGGGCGATGCGGCCGGCATCAACGACCAGCTGCTGCGGGCCGGCATCATCGTGCGGCCGGTGGCCAACTATGGTCTGCCGGAGTGGCTGCGTGTCTCGGTGGGGCTGCCCGAAGAGAACCGGGCCTTCATCGACGCGCTCACGAAGATCCTGGGCCAGTGA
- a CDS encoding HAD family hydrolase, with translation MPQLKTRPAAVFFDLDGTLVDTADDLAAPVNHMREARGLKPLPLEEYRPFASAGSRGLLHIGLGATADDPDYPALRTEFLNRYEQEIAVHSRLFDGMPALLAWLETNGIRWGVISNKLEYLVHKLVQQLGLGHRVALAYGGDTAPRAKPWPDPLKMALKETELTARQCVYIGDDLRDIQAAHAVDMPAVAAAYGYGNPNEIPHWKADHVVNSPQELLAMLKRLPA, from the coding sequence ATGCCCCAGCTCAAGACCCGGCCTGCCGCCGTCTTCTTCGACCTGGACGGAACCCTGGTCGACACCGCCGACGACCTGGCCGCTCCGGTCAACCACATGCGCGAGGCCCGCGGCCTCAAGCCGCTGCCCCTGGAAGAGTACCGCCCGTTTGCCTCGGCCGGATCACGCGGCCTGCTGCATATCGGCCTGGGCGCCACCGCCGACGACCCCGACTACCCTGCCCTGCGCACCGAGTTCCTGAACCGCTACGAACAGGAGATCGCCGTCCACTCACGGCTCTTCGACGGCATGCCCGCACTGCTGGCCTGGCTGGAAACCAACGGCATCCGCTGGGGCGTCATCTCCAACAAGCTGGAATACCTCGTGCACAAGCTGGTGCAACAGCTGGGCCTTGGCCATCGCGTGGCGCTGGCCTACGGTGGTGATACCGCCCCGCGCGCCAAGCCCTGGCCCGATCCGCTGAAGATGGCCCTGAAGGAAACAGAGCTCACCGCCCGGCAGTGCGTCTACATCGGCGACGACCTGCGCGACATCCAGGCCGCCCACGCCGTGGACATGCCCGCCGTGGCGGCCGCCTACGGCTATGGCAACCCCAACGAGATCCCGCACTGGAAGGCCGACCACGTCGTGAACTCCCCGCAGGAACTCCTGGCCATGCTGAAACGGCTGCCTGCCTGA
- the gyrA gene encoding DNA gyrase subunit A: MDQDQFAKETVPISLEQEMKRSFLDYAMSVIVGRALPDVRDGLKPVHRRVLYAMHELNNVWNRPYLKSARVVGDVMGKYHPHGDSAIYDTVVRMAQDFSLRYTLVDGQGNFGSVDGDPPAAMRYTEIRLRKIASEMVVDIEKDTVDFGPNYDGSTSEPQVLPAKIPNLLINGSTGIAVAMATNIPPHNLHEVVAACLLLLENPDATIDELIEKIPAPDFPTGALIYGVAGVREGYRTGRGRVVMRAKTHFEDMDKAGNRQAIIVDEIPYQVNKAVLQQKIAELVNEKKIEGISDIRDESDKQGMRVVIELKRGENAEVVLNNLFKLTQLQDSFGINMVALVDGQPRLLNLKQVLEAFLAHRREVVTRRTVYELNKARDRGHLLEGLAVAVVNVDEMIELIKSSPTPPVAKERLLARTWAAGIAAEMVERAAGDVSALRPEGIDPNAGLQPDGTYQLSEVQAGEILQMRLQRLTGLEQEKIVTEYREVVDRILDLLDILAKPARITAIIRDELTGVVEEFGGPEKDPRRSQIELNASEIDIEDLITPQDMVVTLSNSGYIKAQPLSEYRSQRRGGRGKQAASTKDDDWVDQLFIANTHDTILCFSDRGRVYWLKVWEVPQGSRASRGRPIVNMFPLAENEKITVVLPIKTFDDEHYVFMATSLGTVKKTALSDFSNPRKAGIIAVDLDEGDYLIGAAVTDGEHDVMLFSDAGKAVRFSEGDVRAMGRTARGVRGMALEEGQKVIAMLVADDERRSVLTATENGYGKRTPLIEHTRHGRGTKGMIAIQSSERNGRMVAAILVEEGDEIMLITTGGVLVRTRVDEIREMGRATQGVTLIGVEEGDTLSRVQRVVGSDSPEVLAAVGESADGEAAAASEGPEAAGESPSGDDAAAEGEAAEE; the protein is encoded by the coding sequence ATGGATCAGGATCAATTCGCCAAAGAAACGGTACCGATCAGTCTCGAGCAGGAGATGAAGCGCTCCTTCCTCGATTACGCCATGAGCGTGATCGTGGGGCGCGCGCTGCCCGATGTGCGTGACGGCCTCAAGCCGGTGCACCGTCGGGTGCTCTACGCCATGCACGAGCTGAACAATGTCTGGAACCGCCCCTACCTGAAGTCGGCCCGCGTGGTGGGTGACGTGATGGGTAAGTATCACCCGCACGGCGACTCGGCCATCTACGACACGGTGGTGAGGATGGCGCAGGACTTCTCGCTGCGCTACACGCTGGTGGACGGCCAGGGCAACTTCGGCTCGGTGGACGGTGACCCCCCGGCGGCGATGCGTTACACCGAGATCCGGCTGCGCAAGATCGCCAGCGAGATGGTGGTCGACATCGAGAAGGACACGGTGGACTTCGGGCCGAACTACGACGGTTCGACCTCCGAGCCCCAGGTGCTGCCGGCCAAGATCCCCAACCTGCTCATCAATGGCAGCACGGGCATCGCGGTGGCCATGGCCACCAACATTCCGCCGCACAACCTGCACGAGGTGGTGGCCGCCTGCCTGCTGCTGCTGGAGAACCCGGATGCCACGATCGACGAGCTGATCGAGAAGATTCCGGCCCCCGACTTCCCCACCGGTGCGCTGATCTACGGGGTGGCGGGTGTGCGCGAGGGATACCGCACCGGCCGCGGCCGGGTGGTGATGCGCGCCAAGACGCACTTCGAGGACATGGACAAGGCGGGCAACCGCCAGGCGATCATCGTCGACGAGATCCCGTACCAGGTGAACAAGGCGGTGCTGCAGCAGAAGATCGCCGAGCTGGTCAACGAGAAGAAGATCGAGGGCATCTCCGACATCCGCGATGAGTCCGACAAGCAGGGCATGCGGGTGGTGATCGAGCTGAAACGCGGCGAGAACGCCGAGGTGGTGCTCAACAACCTGTTCAAGCTCACACAGCTGCAGGACAGTTTCGGCATCAACATGGTGGCACTGGTCGATGGCCAGCCCCGGTTGCTGAACCTGAAGCAGGTGCTGGAAGCCTTCCTGGCGCACCGGCGCGAGGTGGTGACGCGGCGCACGGTCTACGAGCTGAACAAGGCGCGTGACCGGGGGCACCTGCTGGAAGGTCTGGCGGTGGCGGTGGTCAACGTCGACGAGATGATCGAGCTGATCAAGTCCTCGCCCACGCCGCCGGTGGCCAAAGAGCGGCTGCTGGCGCGGACCTGGGCGGCGGGCATTGCGGCCGAGATGGTCGAGCGCGCGGCGGGCGACGTGTCGGCGCTGCGGCCGGAAGGCATCGATCCGAACGCCGGGCTGCAGCCCGACGGCACCTACCAGCTGTCCGAGGTGCAGGCTGGCGAGATCCTGCAGATGCGCCTGCAGCGGCTGACCGGGCTGGAGCAGGAGAAGATCGTCACCGAGTACCGCGAGGTGGTGGACCGCATCCTGGACCTGCTGGACATCCTGGCCAAGCCAGCCCGCATCACGGCCATCATCCGCGACGAGCTGACGGGGGTGGTGGAAGAGTTCGGCGGCCCCGAGAAGGATCCGCGCCGTTCGCAGATCGAGCTCAACGCCAGCGAGATCGACATCGAGGATCTGATCACGCCGCAGGACATGGTGGTGACGCTGTCCAACTCGGGCTACATCAAGGCGCAGCCGCTGTCCGAGTACCGGTCGCAGCGTCGTGGCGGCCGGGGCAAGCAGGCAGCCAGCACCAAGGATGACGACTGGGTGGACCAGCTCTTCATCGCCAACACGCATGACACGATCCTGTGCTTCTCCGACCGCGGCCGGGTGTACTGGCTGAAGGTCTGGGAGGTGCCGCAGGGTTCGCGCGCCTCGCGCGGGCGCCCCATCGTCAACATGTTCCCGCTGGCCGAGAACGAGAAGATCACGGTGGTTCTGCCCATCAAGACCTTCGACGACGAGCACTATGTGTTCATGGCCACCAGCCTGGGCACGGTGAAGAAGACGGCGCTGTCGGACTTCTCCAACCCGCGCAAGGCCGGCATCATCGCGGTGGACCTGGACGAGGGCGACTACCTGATCGGTGCGGCCGTGACCGACGGCGAGCACGACGTGATGCTGTTCTCCGACGCCGGCAAGGCAGTGCGCTTCTCCGAGGGCGATGTGCGGGCCATGGGCCGCACGGCGCGTGGCGTGCGCGGCATGGCGCTGGAAGAAGGCCAGAAGGTGATTGCCATGCTGGTGGCCGACGATGAGCGCCGTTCGGTGCTGACTGCCACCGAGAACGGCTACGGCAAGCGCACGCCGCTCATCGAGCACACCCGCCACGGCCGCGGCACCAAGGGCATGATTGCCATCCAGTCGTCCGAGCGCAATGGCCGGATGGTGGCCGCCATCCTGGTGGAAGAGGGTGACGAGATCATGCTGATTACCACCGGTGGTGTGCTGGTCCGCACGCGGGTCGACGAGATCCGCGAGATGGGCCGGGCCACGCAGGGTGTGACGCTGATCGGTGTGGAAGAGGGCGACACGCTGTCGCGCGTTCAGCGCGTGGTGGGCAGCGATTCACCGGAAGTGCTGGCTGCCGTGGGCGAGTCGGCCGACGGTGAAGCTGCAGCGGCCAGTGAAGGCCCGGAAGCAGCCGGGGAGTCGCCGTCGGGCGATGATGCGGCGGCCGAAGGCGAGGCTGCCGAGGAGTGA